In one window of Jatrophihabitans sp. DNA:
- a CDS encoding DUF2530 domain-containing protein, translated as MSRTGKPRSPAATSTTPPAPPYPAQPEQAEPRPVPSSVDGTKMMAVDARRVVLAGTVAFGLAFVVLLPFWSWLGEHGHRVWLWTALAGTVLGLVALPLVRKHTGEGRLG; from the coding sequence GTGAGCAGGACTGGCAAGCCCCGATCACCGGCTGCCACTTCGACGACCCCTCCGGCTCCGCCATACCCGGCCCAGCCGGAGCAGGCCGAGCCGCGGCCGGTCCCGAGCAGCGTGGACGGCACCAAGATGATGGCCGTCGACGCCCGCCGGGTGGTGCTGGCCGGCACCGTCGCGTTCGGCCTGGCCTTCGTCGTCCTGCTGCCGTTCTGGTCCTGGCTGGGTGAGCACGGGCACCGGGTCTGGCTGTGGACCGCGCTGGCCGGAACGGTGCTCGGCCTGGTGGCGCTGCCGCTGGTCCGCAAGCACACCGGTGAAGGCCGGCTTGGCTGA
- a CDS encoding MarR family transcriptional regulator has translation MSQTLPDHAQLASALRLSLLRAARRLRAQRVNTAATLSQLSALATICKSGPLSAGEIAAIERVQPPSMTKILASLEHSGWIERTSQPEDRRQSIIAITPAGRDLLAEETRARDEWLANRLVEFSAEDLRKLGEAVEVLDRLGSE, from the coding sequence GTGAGTCAGACGCTGCCCGACCATGCCCAGCTCGCCTCCGCGCTGCGACTGTCCTTGCTGCGCGCCGCCCGCCGGCTCCGCGCCCAGCGGGTGAACACCGCCGCCACGCTGTCCCAGCTTTCGGCGCTGGCCACCATCTGCAAGTCCGGTCCGCTCAGCGCCGGCGAGATCGCCGCGATCGAGCGGGTCCAGCCGCCGTCGATGACCAAGATCCTGGCTTCGCTGGAGCACTCGGGCTGGATCGAGCGCACCTCCCAGCCGGAGGACCGGCGGCAGTCGATCATCGCTATCACCCCGGCCGGACGCGACCTGCTGGCCGAGGAGACCAGGGCCCGGGACGAGTGGCTGGCCAACCGGCTGGTCGAGTTCTCGGCCGAGGACCTGCGCAAGCTCGGTGAGGCGGTCGAAGTCCTGGACAGGCTGGGCTCTGAGTGA
- a CDS encoding NCS2 family permease, whose protein sequence is MPTTASSTTRPSSGLDRYFSITERGSTVSREVRGGIVTFVAMVYIVVLNPLIIGTVKDVNGNYLGGGQAPALAAVAAVTALVACVLTIAMGLIGRYPFALATGLGLNAFVAFQVATQMSWPAAMGMVVIEGLVITVLVLTGFRVAVFRAIPAQLKSAIAVGIGLFIALIGLVDAGFVRRGAGTPVEIGISGHLNGWPTLVFVIGVLLTAVLMARQVRGAILIGIVVCTVLAVIVEAVGDIGSQTDATGKVVNPKGWALNVPSFQGKDFGMPDLGLIGQFSLGGGFSAVGIVAAVVIVFALVLSDFFDVMGTTIGLAQEAELLDENGQLPNLQPVLLVDGVAAIAGGVTGASSATTYIESAAGIGDGARTGLASVVTGLLFLVTVFLSPLAQFVPSEAAAPALVVVGVLMMRQVRNIDFHAVELAVPAFLTIVLMPFTYSIVNGVGAGFVSYVVLQAAVGKARVVHPLMWGVAAFFAVYFALEPLKTLFGIS, encoded by the coding sequence ATGCCGACCACCGCATCGAGCACCACCCGGCCGAGCTCCGGCCTGGACCGCTATTTCTCCATCACCGAACGGGGCTCGACGGTTTCGCGGGAGGTTCGCGGCGGCATCGTGACCTTCGTGGCGATGGTCTACATCGTGGTGCTGAACCCGCTGATCATCGGCACCGTCAAGGACGTCAACGGCAACTACCTCGGCGGCGGCCAGGCGCCGGCGCTGGCGGCGGTGGCGGCCGTGACCGCGCTGGTGGCCTGCGTCCTGACGATCGCGATGGGGCTGATCGGGCGCTATCCGTTCGCGCTGGCCACCGGGCTGGGGCTCAACGCCTTCGTGGCCTTCCAGGTGGCGACCCAGATGTCGTGGCCTGCCGCGATGGGCATGGTGGTGATCGAGGGCCTGGTGATCACCGTGCTGGTGTTGACCGGCTTCCGGGTGGCGGTCTTCCGGGCCATCCCGGCTCAGCTCAAGAGCGCTATCGCCGTCGGGATCGGGCTGTTCATCGCGCTGATCGGGCTGGTCGACGCCGGTTTCGTCCGGCGCGGAGCGGGTACCCCCGTCGAGATCGGCATCAGCGGGCACCTCAATGGCTGGCCGACCCTGGTGTTCGTGATCGGCGTGCTGCTGACCGCCGTGCTGATGGCCCGCCAGGTCCGCGGCGCGATCCTGATCGGCATCGTGGTCTGCACCGTGCTGGCGGTCATCGTCGAGGCGGTCGGCGACATCGGCTCGCAGACCGACGCCACCGGCAAGGTGGTCAATCCCAAGGGCTGGGCGCTGAACGTGCCGTCCTTCCAGGGCAAGGACTTCGGCATGCCGGACCTCGGCCTGATCGGGCAGTTCTCGCTCGGCGGCGGGTTCTCCGCGGTCGGGATCGTCGCGGCCGTGGTGATCGTGTTCGCCCTGGTGCTGAGCGACTTCTTCGACGTGATGGGCACCACCATCGGGCTGGCGCAGGAGGCCGAGCTGCTCGATGAGAACGGCCAGCTGCCCAACCTGCAGCCGGTGCTGCTGGTCGACGGTGTCGCCGCGATCGCCGGCGGTGTGACCGGAGCGTCCTCGGCCACCACCTACATCGAGTCGGCCGCCGGCATCGGCGACGGGGCGCGCACCGGGCTCGCCTCGGTGGTCACCGGGCTGCTGTTCCTGGTCACGGTGTTCCTGTCGCCGCTGGCCCAGTTCGTGCCGTCCGAGGCGGCCGCGCCGGCGCTGGTGGTGGTCGGCGTGCTGATGATGCGCCAGGTGCGCAACATCGACTTCCACGCCGTGGAGCTGGCGGTGCCGGCCTTCCTCACCATCGTGCTGATGCCGTTCACCTACTCGATCGTCAACGGGGTGGGCGCCGGCTTCGTCAGCTACGTGGTGCTGCAGGCCGCCGTCGGCAAGGCCCGGGTGGTGCACCCGCTGATGTGGGGGGTGGCGGCCTTCTTCGCGGTCTACTTCGCACTTGAGCCGCTCAAGACGCTGTTCGGCATCAGCTGA
- a CDS encoding MFS transporter, with amino-acid sequence MTAARVPGADADEPAAEVGLAPVSPAPAAPVPTRRGNWPSPLRSLAVHNYRLYFFGQFISLTGTWAQMIAQDWLVLQLTDSGIALGIVTALQFLPALLLSLYGGALADRLDKRKLMLATQAGMGLTALALGLLDVGGVVALWHVFALAGLLGVFSALDGPVRQAFVVEMVGPADLPNAVALNSMNFNLGRMIGPVVAGLVITAFGTGWAFLLNAVSSIAVLLGLALMRSAELISSEPVRRRPGQYRAAVRYVRTRADLMLPMLLIFIVGTFGMNFQINIALLAKQVFARDAASFGLLSTMLAVGATLGALVSATRRNRPTPRFLIGAALAFSVAELLAGLMPSFELTAVALVPAGFAMIVLAQSANATVQLGVEPTVRGRVMGLYILCFMGGTPIGAPFVGWIAELFGPRWGMLGGALVCLVATLVVAGYLLRRRNGSDEVAEPAAGAASGSG; translated from the coding sequence GTGACGGCGGCGCGCGTTCCAGGCGCCGATGCCGACGAGCCCGCCGCCGAGGTGGGCCTGGCGCCGGTGAGCCCGGCCCCGGCCGCTCCGGTTCCGACGCGCCGGGGTAACTGGCCGAGCCCGTTGCGCTCGCTGGCGGTCCACAACTACCGGTTGTATTTTTTCGGCCAGTTCATCTCGCTGACCGGCACCTGGGCGCAGATGATCGCGCAGGACTGGCTGGTGCTGCAGCTGACCGACTCGGGAATTGCGCTGGGGATCGTCACCGCACTGCAGTTCCTGCCCGCTTTGCTGCTTTCCCTCTACGGGGGAGCGCTGGCCGACCGGCTCGACAAGCGCAAGCTGATGCTGGCCACCCAGGCCGGGATGGGACTCACCGCGCTGGCATTGGGGCTGCTCGATGTCGGCGGCGTCGTGGCGCTCTGGCATGTCTTCGCGCTGGCCGGGCTGCTGGGAGTGTTCTCAGCACTGGACGGGCCGGTCCGGCAGGCCTTCGTGGTGGAGATGGTCGGACCTGCCGACCTGCCGAACGCGGTGGCGCTGAACTCCATGAACTTCAACCTGGGCCGGATGATCGGCCCGGTGGTCGCCGGCCTGGTGATCACCGCGTTCGGCACCGGCTGGGCGTTCCTGCTCAACGCGGTGTCCAGCATCGCGGTGTTGCTCGGGCTGGCCCTGATGCGGTCGGCCGAGCTGATCTCCAGCGAGCCGGTGCGGCGCCGCCCCGGGCAGTACCGGGCGGCGGTCCGTTACGTGCGCACCCGAGCCGACCTGATGCTGCCGATGCTGCTGATCTTCATCGTCGGCACCTTCGGGATGAACTTCCAGATCAACATCGCCCTGCTGGCCAAGCAGGTGTTCGCTCGCGACGCCGCCTCGTTCGGGCTGCTGTCGACGATGCTGGCCGTCGGCGCCACCCTCGGAGCGCTGGTCTCGGCCACCCGCCGCAACCGGCCGACCCCACGGTTCCTGATCGGCGCCGCGCTGGCCTTCAGCGTGGCCGAGCTGCTGGCCGGGCTGATGCCGAGCTTCGAGCTGACGGCGGTGGCGCTGGTCCCGGCCGGCTTCGCCATGATCGTCCTGGCCCAGTCGGCCAATGCCACCGTGCAGCTGGGGGTCGAGCCGACCGTGCGCGGCCGGGTGATGGGCCTCTACATCCTGTGTTTCATGGGCGGCACCCCGATCGGCGCGCCCTTCGTGGGCTGGATCGCCGAGCTGTTCGGCCCGCGCTGGGGGATGCTGGGCGGCGCCCTGGTCTGCCTGGTCGCCACCCTGGTGGTGGCCGGCTACCTGCTCCGCCGCCGGAACGGCTCGGATGAGGTGGCCGAACCGGCTGCCGGTGCCGCGTCCGGTTCAGGATGA